Proteins co-encoded in one Arachis hypogaea cultivar Tifrunner chromosome 11, arahy.Tifrunner.gnm2.J5K5, whole genome shotgun sequence genomic window:
- the LOC112722864 gene encoding calcium permeable stress-gated cation channel 1 isoform X1, whose amino-acid sequence MATLSDIALAAAINILSAFIFFVAFAILRLQPFNDRVYFPKWYLKGLRTDPVHGGTLMRKFVNLDWKSYVRFLNWMPAAIRMPELELIDHAGLDSVVYLRIYLIGLKIFVPIAFLAWAVLVPVNWTSDGLANSKLKNLTSSDIDRISISNVQSGSQRFWAHIVIAYAFTFLTCFVLLKEYEKVAAMRLHFLASEKRRADQFTVLVRNIPPDPDESVGELVEHFFLVNHPDTYLTHQVVYNANTLAKLVKKKKKLQNWLVYYQNKLERTSQRPEIKTGFLGLCGAKVDAIDHHNAEIDRLSKEIALERDKVTNDPKSTMPAAFVSFKSRWGAAVCAQTQQTRNPTSWLTEWAPEPRDVYWSNLAIPYVSLTIRRLIMAVAFFFLTFFFMIPIAFVQTLASLDGIRKSAPWLEPIISVPFIKSFIQGFLPGIALKLFLIFLPTILMIMAKFEGFGSISSLERRAAARYYIFNFVNIFLGNLLTGTAFQQLDTFLHQSANEYPITIGTAIPLKASFFISYIMVDGWAGIAAEVLMLKPLIIYHLKNFFLVKTEKDREEAMDAGSIGFNTGEPRIQLYFLLGLVYAPVTPTVLPFIIVFFGLAYVVFRHQIINVYNQEYESGAAFWPDVHVRIVIALIISQIVLMGLLTTKKAAQSTPFLIALPILTIWFHRYCKGRFESAFVKYPLQEAMMKDTLERATEPNLNLKAYLQNAYVHPVFKASLDEDDDEDGDSQKWETESVPVPTKRQSRRGTPVPSKISVSGASSPSLPERQSRRSTPVPSKISVSGASSPSLPDSSFRSPPEP is encoded by the exons ATGGCTACACTTTCTGATATTGCGCTAGCAGCTGCCATAAACATTTTGAGTgcatttattttctttgttgCCTTTGCTATTCTGAGGCTTCAACCTTTTAATGATCGAGTATACTTCCCAAAATGGTATCTGAAGGGGTTAAGAACAGATCCCGTACACGGAGGAACTTTAATGCGCAAGTTCGTCAATTTAGATTGGAAATCATACGTTAGGTTCTTGAATTGGATGCCAGCTGCAATTAGAATGCCAGAATTGGAGCTCATTGATCATGCTGGATTGGACTCTGTTGTTTACTTGCGGATATACTTGATAGG GCTTAAAATCTTTGTTCCAATAGCATTCTTGGCATGGGCAGTTCTGGTTCCTGTGAATTGGACAAGTGACGGGCTAGCAAATTCGAAGCTAAAAAACTTAACTTCTAGTGACATTGACAGAATCTCAATTTCAAATGTCCAAAGCGGATCTCAAAG GTTTTGGGCACACATAgtaattgcttatgcatttaCCTTCTTGACATGCTTTGTTTTGCTAAAGGAGTATGAAAAAGTTGCCGCAATGAGACTGCATTTTCTTGCATCCGAAAAACGTCGTGCCGATCAATTCACG GTGCTTGTCCGAAATATTCCGCCAGATCCTGATGAATCTGTTGGTGAGCTTGTGGAGCACTTTTTTCTAGTTAATCATCCAGATACCTATCTCACTCACCAG GTTGTTTACAATGCCAACACGCTAGCAAAGTTggttaagaagaagaagaagttgcagAATTGGCttgtttattatcaaaataaacTTGAAAGAACTTCACAAAGGCCTGAAATTAAG ACTGGTTTCCTTGGCCTTTGTGGAGCAAAAGTGGATGCTATTGATCATCACAATGCTGAAATTGATAGGCTTTCAAAAGAA ATAGCTTTGGAGAGGGATAAGGTCACTAATGACCCCAAATCTACCATGCCTGCTGCGTTTGTCTCATTTAAATCTCGGTGGGGTGCGGCAGTTTGTGCACAAACTCAACAAACCAGAAACCCAACAAGTTGGTTGACCGAGTGGGCTCCAGAACCACGGGATGTCTATTGGTCAAACTTGGCAATTCCATACGTTTCTCTCACTATCAGGAGGCTAATCATGGCTGTTGCATTCttttttctcactttcttttttatGATTCCCATTGCATTTGTACAAACTCTAGCAAGTCTTGATGGAATTCGGAAATCAGCACCGTGGCTGGAGCCGATCATTAGTGT CCCTTTTATTAAATCATTCATACAAGGTTTTCTACCTGGTATTGCATTGAAGCTGTTTCTCATCTTTTTGCCAACAATATTGATGATCATGGCAAAATTTGAAGGATTTGGATCAATATCATCACTAGAGAGGAGAGCAGCTGCTAGATATTATATCTTCAATTTTGTAAATATATTTCTGGGGAACTTACTTACTGGAACAGCATTTCAACAGCTGGACACCTTCCTTCATCAGTCAGCCAATGA ATATCCTATAACAATTGGCACTGCAATTCCCTTAAAAGCAAGTTTCTTCATTAGTTACATAATGGTTGATGGATGGGCTGGGATAGCTGCAGAGGTTTTGATGTTGAAACCACTTATcatatatcatttaaaaaatttcttcCTGGTGAAGACAGAAAAGGACAGGGAAGAGGCCATGGATGCTGGAAGTATTGGTTTCAACACTGGAGAGCCTCGTATACAACTGTACTTTTTGTTGGGCCTAGTCTATGCTCCAGTGACCCCTACTGTTCTTCCtttcataatagttttctttGGTCTGGCCTATGTTGTGTTCCGTCATCAG ATAATTAATGTTTATAATCAAGAGTATGAGAGTGGCGCAGCATTCTGGCCTGATGTCCATGTTCGAATCGTGATTGCATTGATAATCTCACAGATAGTTCTAATGGGACTTCTGACCACCAAAAAGGCTGCTCAATCAACTCCCTTTCTCATTGCACTGCCAATATTGACCATATGGTTCCATAGATACTGCAAAGGCCGTTTCGAATCTGCATTTGTTAAATATCCCTTACAG GAAGCAATGATGAAAGACACATTAGAACGAGCAACAGAACCAAACCTAAACCTGAAAGCATACCTCCAGAATGCATATGTTCATCCGGTTTTCAAGGCAAGCCTTGACGAGGATGACGACGAAGATGGAGACAGTCAGAAATGGGAAACTGAGAGTGTTCCTGTGCCGACAAAACGCCAATCTCGAAGGGGTACACCTGTGCCTAGCAAAATTAGTGTTAGTGGTGCATCCTCTCCCTCTCTGCCTGAACGCCAGTCTAGAAGGAGCACACCTGTGCCCAGCAAAATTAGTGTTAGTGGGGCATCATCTCCCTCTCTGCCTGATTCCTCATTTCGCAGCCCTCCAGAGCCTTAA
- the LOC112722864 gene encoding calcium permeable stress-gated cation channel 1 isoform X2 produces MATLSDIALAAAINILSAFIFFVAFAILRLQPFNDRVYFPKWYLKGLRTDPVHGGTLMRKFVNLDWKSYVRFLNWMPAAIRMPELELIDHAGLDSVVYLRIYLIGLKIFVPIAFLAWAVLVPVNWTSDGLANSKLKNLTSSDIDRISISNVQSGSQRFWAHIVIAYAFTFLTCFVLLKEYEKVAAMRLHFLASEKRRADQFTVLVRNIPPDPDESVGELVEHFFLVNHPDTYLTHQVVYNANTLAKLVKKKKKLQNWLVYYQNKLERTSQRPEIKTGFLGLCGAKVDAIDHHNAEIDRLSKEIALERDKVTNDPKSTMPAAFVSFKSRWGAAVCAQTQQTRNPTSWLTEWAPEPRDVYWSNLAIPYVSLTIRRLIMAVAFFFLTFFFMIPIAFVQTLASLDGIRKSAPWLEPIISVPFIKSFIQGFLPGIALKLFLIFLPTILMIMAKFEGFGSISSLERRAAARYYIFNFVNIFLGNLLTGTAFQQLDTFLHQSANEYPITIGTAIPLKASFFISYIMVDGWAGIAAEVLMLKPLIIYHLKNFFLVKTEKDREEAMDAGSIGFNTGEPRIQLYFLLGLVYAPVTPTVLPFIIVFFGLAYVVFRHQIINVYNQEYESGAAFWPDVHVRIVIALIISQIVLMGLLTTKKAAQSTPFLIALPILTIWFHRYCKGRFESAFVKYPLQASMMKDTLERATEPNLNLKAYLQNAYVHPVFKASLDEDDDEDGDSQKWETESVPVPTKRQSRRGTPVPSKISVSGASSPSLPERQSRRSTPVPSKISVSGASSPSLPDSSFRSPPEP; encoded by the exons ATGGCTACACTTTCTGATATTGCGCTAGCAGCTGCCATAAACATTTTGAGTgcatttattttctttgttgCCTTTGCTATTCTGAGGCTTCAACCTTTTAATGATCGAGTATACTTCCCAAAATGGTATCTGAAGGGGTTAAGAACAGATCCCGTACACGGAGGAACTTTAATGCGCAAGTTCGTCAATTTAGATTGGAAATCATACGTTAGGTTCTTGAATTGGATGCCAGCTGCAATTAGAATGCCAGAATTGGAGCTCATTGATCATGCTGGATTGGACTCTGTTGTTTACTTGCGGATATACTTGATAGG GCTTAAAATCTTTGTTCCAATAGCATTCTTGGCATGGGCAGTTCTGGTTCCTGTGAATTGGACAAGTGACGGGCTAGCAAATTCGAAGCTAAAAAACTTAACTTCTAGTGACATTGACAGAATCTCAATTTCAAATGTCCAAAGCGGATCTCAAAG GTTTTGGGCACACATAgtaattgcttatgcatttaCCTTCTTGACATGCTTTGTTTTGCTAAAGGAGTATGAAAAAGTTGCCGCAATGAGACTGCATTTTCTTGCATCCGAAAAACGTCGTGCCGATCAATTCACG GTGCTTGTCCGAAATATTCCGCCAGATCCTGATGAATCTGTTGGTGAGCTTGTGGAGCACTTTTTTCTAGTTAATCATCCAGATACCTATCTCACTCACCAG GTTGTTTACAATGCCAACACGCTAGCAAAGTTggttaagaagaagaagaagttgcagAATTGGCttgtttattatcaaaataaacTTGAAAGAACTTCACAAAGGCCTGAAATTAAG ACTGGTTTCCTTGGCCTTTGTGGAGCAAAAGTGGATGCTATTGATCATCACAATGCTGAAATTGATAGGCTTTCAAAAGAA ATAGCTTTGGAGAGGGATAAGGTCACTAATGACCCCAAATCTACCATGCCTGCTGCGTTTGTCTCATTTAAATCTCGGTGGGGTGCGGCAGTTTGTGCACAAACTCAACAAACCAGAAACCCAACAAGTTGGTTGACCGAGTGGGCTCCAGAACCACGGGATGTCTATTGGTCAAACTTGGCAATTCCATACGTTTCTCTCACTATCAGGAGGCTAATCATGGCTGTTGCATTCttttttctcactttcttttttatGATTCCCATTGCATTTGTACAAACTCTAGCAAGTCTTGATGGAATTCGGAAATCAGCACCGTGGCTGGAGCCGATCATTAGTGT CCCTTTTATTAAATCATTCATACAAGGTTTTCTACCTGGTATTGCATTGAAGCTGTTTCTCATCTTTTTGCCAACAATATTGATGATCATGGCAAAATTTGAAGGATTTGGATCAATATCATCACTAGAGAGGAGAGCAGCTGCTAGATATTATATCTTCAATTTTGTAAATATATTTCTGGGGAACTTACTTACTGGAACAGCATTTCAACAGCTGGACACCTTCCTTCATCAGTCAGCCAATGA ATATCCTATAACAATTGGCACTGCAATTCCCTTAAAAGCAAGTTTCTTCATTAGTTACATAATGGTTGATGGATGGGCTGGGATAGCTGCAGAGGTTTTGATGTTGAAACCACTTATcatatatcatttaaaaaatttcttcCTGGTGAAGACAGAAAAGGACAGGGAAGAGGCCATGGATGCTGGAAGTATTGGTTTCAACACTGGAGAGCCTCGTATACAACTGTACTTTTTGTTGGGCCTAGTCTATGCTCCAGTGACCCCTACTGTTCTTCCtttcataatagttttctttGGTCTGGCCTATGTTGTGTTCCGTCATCAG ATAATTAATGTTTATAATCAAGAGTATGAGAGTGGCGCAGCATTCTGGCCTGATGTCCATGTTCGAATCGTGATTGCATTGATAATCTCACAGATAGTTCTAATGGGACTTCTGACCACCAAAAAGGCTGCTCAATCAACTCCCTTTCTCATTGCACTGCCAATATTGACCATATGGTTCCATAGATACTGCAAAGGCCGTTTCGAATCTGCATTTGTTAAATATCCCTTACAGGCAT CAATGATGAAAGACACATTAGAACGAGCAACAGAACCAAACCTAAACCTGAAAGCATACCTCCAGAATGCATATGTTCATCCGGTTTTCAAGGCAAGCCTTGACGAGGATGACGACGAAGATGGAGACAGTCAGAAATGGGAAACTGAGAGTGTTCCTGTGCCGACAAAACGCCAATCTCGAAGGGGTACACCTGTGCCTAGCAAAATTAGTGTTAGTGGTGCATCCTCTCCCTCTCTGCCTGAACGCCAGTCTAGAAGGAGCACACCTGTGCCCAGCAAAATTAGTGTTAGTGGGGCATCATCTCCCTCTCTGCCTGATTCCTCATTTCGCAGCCCTCCAGAGCCTTAA